The genomic region AGCAGGGAACGCACTGGAGTTGATCCGCGCCGGCGGCGACTACGCCCGCATGGTCGCGCAGCAGCAGGGCGCTTCCGAGGCTCCAACGCTCACCTTTGCGCCGTCTCCCCGTACGTCGCTGGAGATCGCCTCATCGTTTTCAACTCGCAAATCTTATCACCCATTCAGGAGAACCTCACATGACGACCGTATTAGATCCCATCGCCGCATCGCCCGACATCGAGATCCACGATCAGTTCCGCCGCCGGCGCAGCACGCGCGCTTATTCCGACCGGCCAATCGACGAGGCGACGCGGCGCCGTCTCTTCGAAGCCGCGCGCTGGGCCGCCTCCAGCAGCAACGAACAGCCCTGGCGCTTTATTTACGCCTCCAAGGAGAACCCGGAAGAGTTCGCGCGGCTGCTGGAGACTCTGGCCGAGGGCAACAAAGCCTGGGCCAAAGACGCGCCCCTGCTGGTGCTGGCCATCGCCAAACGTCATAAAGGCGAGGACGGCGGCCCCGAGAACCGCCACGCCGCCTACGACCTGGGCCAATCCGTCGCCACGCTGACGCTTCAGGCGCTGCACGAAGGCATTTACGCCCGCCAGCTCGGCGGATTCAGCGCCGACAAGGCGCGCGAAGCACTGGAGGTTCCGGAGGGTTACGACCCAGTCGCGGTGATCGTGCTCGGCTATCCCGGAGACCCGGCGAACCTGCCCGAACTCGTCCGAGAAAAAGAAAGCGCCCCCCGCGTGCGCAAGCCGCTGAGCGACATCGTCTTCCGTGGGCGCTTCGGGCAGCCGCTGGAAGGGTAAGATGTCCTAAGACAAAGAGCTTACAAGGCCTCAATTTTCTGATTACCCGAGGACTGAAGTACGGGTACAAAAAACTACCCCGATGAAAAATGAAGGCGCGGCGAGTGCGACTCGCCGCGCCTTCGCCGTGGAGGCTTCCCAGTTATGACATCCCTGAACGGCAAAATCGCCCTTGTGACCGGCTCCAGCCGGGGAATCGGCCGGGCCATCGCAATCCGGCTGGCGCGCGAGGGCGCGAAGGTTGTCCTCACCGGCCGGGACCTGGAGAAGCTGCATCAAACCGCCGCCGAGATCCGCGAGGACGGCGGCGAAGCCGCGATCCATGCCGTGGACCTGCGCGCGCCGACGGCCGCCACCGAGCTGGCCCAGTTCGCCCAGGAGACCTACGGCGGACTGGATATTCTGGTCAACAACGCCGGCGCAACCAAGCGCGGCGACTTCCTCACGCTCACCGACGCCGACTTCGAGGACGGGTTCGCCTTGAAATATTACGGCGCCGTGCGTCTCACCCGCGCGGCGTGGCCCTCCCTCCAAGCCACGAGCGGCGCGGTTCTCAACATTATCGGCGTCGGCGGCCGCACGCCCGGCGCGGAGTTCACCATCGGCGGCTCCGTCAACGCCGCTCTGCTTTCCTTCACCAAAGCCATCGCCGACCTCGGCGTCCAGGACGGCGTCCAGGTTAACGCCATCAACCCCGGCCGCGTCCATACCGACCGCCTGACCAATTCCCTCCCCGCTCCCGGCCCGGCGCGCGAGTCGGCGCTCGCGCAGCTCGTTCAGAAATCCAGTATCACGCGGATCGGCGAGCCGGAAGAAGTCGCCGCCCTCGCCGCATTTATCCTTGGCCCCGAAGGCCGCTGGCTCCAGGGCTCGCTGATCGACATTGACGGCGGCCAGACAAAGAGCATCTGAACGAACACGATTTTGGCCGGTCATGACTCTGTCGATTGTACACATCGATCATTAAATAATACTAATTGAACCAAAAAACGGAACCAAATTCAGATTGTACAATTCTCATTGTCTTCCGCCCGCCATTCCCGAACACGAAAATATCCGCGCGGCTTGCAATCAGAACAGACTTAACAAGCAGCAAGAATTATTTCACTCCCATTAATCATAGATACTGATACCAACACTCGGCGTCGTATACGATTACGCAAATATTTTTTTCACGAGAGAACAACTGTGTTACCGTTCATACCAATCAGCATAAATGGTCTGCCTGAGGCGCTGATACAACCGGTTGCACAAACTCTACGTCTGTTCTCTTATGCCAAAAAGTCAGAATCGTTTTGCTGATCTACAATTCTATACTCTATCCAGAAACGACCGAACGTGTTATAATTCAATATCGATATAGGAATTGTCCAACTCTGGACCAGCATATCGACAGCGATTATATTTTTTTGTTACGTACGAAGGAAATACAAATGCAAAAGGCCCGTTCCGGATTTACTTTGATCGAACTCCTCGTTGTCATCGCTATTATCGCGATTCTCGCCGCCATTCTGTTCCCTGTTTTCGCAAAGGCCCGCGAAAAAGCCCGTCAAATCAGCTGCGTCAGCAATCTCAAGCAGATCGGTTTGGGATTAATGCAGTACAGCCAGGATAACGACGAAATCATGGCGAACGCCTGGTATGGCAATGGCGGCTATCAAAAGTCCGACCCTACGCCCGGCTCCGTCAAGTACAAGTGGATGGACGCTATCTTCCCCTACGTGAAGAGCACACAGATCTTCACCTGCCCCGACGATTCCGGCATTCAGGGCAGTACCGGAAAGTTCGTGAATTATCAGAACCTTGGGGGCCAAGATGATACGCATTACGGCAGCTATGGCATGAACTCCGCTTACTGGGGACAGGGATCACCCAATCAGGGGCCTGGCAACAGCGGCGTCTCACTGGCGACTCTGGCGAGCCCGGCTTCAACAATCTGGGTTGGCGATGGTTCCGGCAGCTATCAGATCGACTGGCAGGATCAGGGGAGCGTCACGAACCCAGTCTTTGTCAAAGGCGGTTTGTCCTACTTCGCCAACCCAAATGATTTCGGTAGCCCTAACCAGCGCCAGGAAGGCGCGCTTGTTGCGCGGCACACGGATATGGCGAATGTCGTTTACTGTGACGGCCATGCGAAGTCGGTTAGGCTGACGAACCTGCTGGGTAAGAATTCCAATGGGGATTACGCCGCCTTCACCGAAGCGGCGCAGTAAACCGTCAATTTCAGGTAAGGTTTGGCTTTACGATTTCGGCCCCGGGCGCAAATGGCGCTCGGGGCCGAACTGCGTGAATGTTCCCCTGTTGTCCGACGATTGCTTTTACCATAATCAAGAGCAGCAGCAATCTGAATCATGACCAATAATGACATCTTGCCCTTG from Capsulimonas corticalis harbors:
- a CDS encoding nitroreductase family protein: MTTVLDPIAASPDIEIHDQFRRRRSTRAYSDRPIDEATRRRLFEAARWAASSSNEQPWRFIYASKENPEEFARLLETLAEGNKAWAKDAPLLVLAIAKRHKGEDGGPENRHAAYDLGQSVATLTLQALHEGIYARQLGGFSADKAREALEVPEGYDPVAVIVLGYPGDPANLPELVREKESAPRVRKPLSDIVFRGRFGQPLEG
- a CDS encoding DUF1559 domain-containing protein, with amino-acid sequence MQKARSGFTLIELLVVIAIIAILAAILFPVFAKAREKARQISCVSNLKQIGLGLMQYSQDNDEIMANAWYGNGGYQKSDPTPGSVKYKWMDAIFPYVKSTQIFTCPDDSGIQGSTGKFVNYQNLGGQDDTHYGSYGMNSAYWGQGSPNQGPGNSGVSLATLASPASTIWVGDGSGSYQIDWQDQGSVTNPVFVKGGLSYFANPNDFGSPNQRQEGALVARHTDMANVVYCDGHAKSVRLTNLLGKNSNGDYAAFTEAAQ
- a CDS encoding SDR family NAD(P)-dependent oxidoreductase, with the translated sequence MTSLNGKIALVTGSSRGIGRAIAIRLAREGAKVVLTGRDLEKLHQTAAEIREDGGEAAIHAVDLRAPTAATELAQFAQETYGGLDILVNNAGATKRGDFLTLTDADFEDGFALKYYGAVRLTRAAWPSLQATSGAVLNIIGVGGRTPGAEFTIGGSVNAALLSFTKAIADLGVQDGVQVNAINPGRVHTDRLTNSLPAPGPARESALAQLVQKSSITRIGEPEEVAALAAFILGPEGRWLQGSLIDIDGGQTKSI